DNA sequence from the Candidatus Nanopelagicales bacterium genome:
GTTTGGGCGGGTCCGGGCGGCTCCGGTATCCTCGACCGTCGGCCTCCCGAAGGCCGCGATCCGCCGTGCCCGAGGACGACGAGGGGGAGCCCTGTCCGCCCTGGACCCGCGCGCGCCGCTCGTGCTCGACACCCGCGAGCTCGGCCGCCGTGCCGGGTCGATGCGGACGGTGTCCCGGACCGTGCCGGCTCCGGCGGATCTCGGCATCGCGGTGGCCGCGATCCCTGAGGGATCCGACCTCGAGCTGGACCTGCGGCTGGAGTCGGTGATCGAGGGGGTCCTCGTGTCCGGCGCCGCCCGGGCCCACGTCGTCGGCGAGTGCGCGCGCTGCCTCGACCGGGTGGAGTGGGACGAGACGGTGGACGTGCAGGAGCTGTTCGAGTACCCCGACAGCGACGCGTACGGCCGCCGGGTCGACGACGACGAGGACGACGAGCCGCGGCCGCGGCTGGAGGACGACCTGGTCGACCTCGAGCCGGTGCTGCGGGACGCGGTGGTGCTGGCCCTCCCGCTGGCCCCGCTGTGCCGGGACGACTGTCCGGGCCTGTGCCCCGAGTGCGGGGCTCGCCTGGCCGACGACCCGGGTCACCGGCACGACCAGGTCGACCCGCGCTGGGCCGCCCTGAGCGGGCTGTTGGACACCCCCGCCGCGGGCGACGCGGCGGACGACGACGAGAAGGAAGACTGACGTGGCCGTCCCGAAGCGGAAGACCTCGCGCTCCAACACCCGGCACCGCCGGTCGCAGTGGAAGACCGCCGCCCCCGCGCTGGTGACGTGCGACCGCTGCCGCTCGCCGAAGCTGGCCCACACCGCCTGCCCGACGTGCGGCACCTACGCCAAGCGCCAGGTCCTCGACGTCTGACCGTGCCGTGACCGCCCCCACCCCGGGGCGGCCGGTGCGCGTCGCCCTCGACCTGCTCGGGGGGGACGGTGCCCCCGAGGTCGTGGCGGACGCCGCGGCGCTGCTGCTCGGTGATCCCGGAGTGCTCGGTGATCCCGGAGTGCTCGGTGAGCCCGAGCTGCTCGGCCACTCCGAGCACCAGCCGCCCGACGTCCACCTCGTCCTCGTGGGGCCGCCCGACCTGGCCG
Encoded proteins:
- a CDS encoding YceD family protein; its protein translation is MLDTRELGRRAGSMRTVSRTVPAPADLGIAVAAIPEGSDLELDLRLESVIEGVLVSGAARAHVVGECARCLDRVEWDETVDVQELFEYPDSDAYGRRVDDDEDDEPRPRLEDDLVDLEPVLRDAVVLALPLAPLCRDDCPGLCPECGARLADDPGHRHDQVDPRWAALSGLLDTPAAGDAADDDEKED
- the rpmF gene encoding 50S ribosomal protein L32, with protein sequence MAVPKRKTSRSNTRHRRSQWKTAAPALVTCDRCRSPKLAHTACPTCGTYAKRQVLDV